The following are from one region of the Methanospirillum hungatei genome:
- the mcrC gene encoding methyl-coenzyme M reductase I operon protein C: MPIGRVTQIVDCRESAGMGKGGALAQRGTISECRYPDVIIVGMSPGRRHVTKPVCDITSALRAQGVEYSISTMILNAGSGIPPDAPKSAGHVLGAYFGLNEKEIIQINRHKVAVLHHGNVRSHVVHKVRSILKDCEIPAIVVCQAPIDYEDFAKEGVKTALVMPTEANVRTKGTVMAIVSGITRGQTPSREKISEVIHEVMKLMKTSNLER; the protein is encoded by the coding sequence ATGCCGATCGGACGGGTAACACAGATTGTAGACTGCCGCGAAAGTGCGGGCATGGGAAAAGGAGGGGCCCTAGCCCAAAGGGGGACTATCTCTGAATGCCGATATCCTGACGTCATCATAGTAGGGATGTCCCCCGGTCGCCGGCACGTCACAAAGCCGGTCTGTGATATTACGTCCGCCCTGCGGGCACAGGGGGTCGAATATAGTATCAGCACCATGATTCTCAACGCGGGCTCCGGGATTCCCCCTGATGCCCCTAAGAGTGCCGGTCATGTGCTGGGAGCATATTTCGGCCTGAACGAGAAGGAAATTATCCAGATAAACCGTCACAAAGTTGCGGTTTTGCACCATGGAAATGTCAGATCACATGTTGTCCACAAAGTCCGATCTATCTTAAAGGACTGTGAAATACCGGCGATTGTGGTCTGTCAGGCTCCCATCGATTACGAGGATTTTGCAAAAGAAGGGGTAAAAACGGCGCTAGTGATGCCGACTGAAGCAAATGTCCGGACGAAAGGGACAGTAATGGCGATCGTCAGTGGTATCACAAGGGGTCAGACTCCGTCTCGTGAGAAGATCAGCGAAGTCATTCACGAAGTCATGAAACTTATGAAAACTTCAAATTTGGAGAGATAA
- the mcrD gene encoding methyl-coenzyme M reductase operon protein D, with translation MADAEFPQCRIVTERLLKPDTVEKILNKLAVIPGIRRIVINGPSIPQKVPYGPARGLDNPHSGKATIRVGETDVDLRVQVGTFLLELETRDIVQQIEEACKEVFTNFTYSVKEGKFMRSTPTQVDYAKYGPNANEIMLGLVDPKNKTGPTLIQGNR, from the coding sequence ATGGCTGATGCTGAATTCCCGCAATGCAGGATCGTCACCGAGCGCCTCTTAAAACCTGATACAGTAGAGAAAATCCTCAATAAACTGGCGGTCATACCCGGGATCCGAAGGATCGTCATAAATGGCCCGAGTATACCCCAGAAAGTCCCCTATGGCCCCGCACGGGGCCTGGATAACCCCCACTCAGGAAAAGCAACTATCCGGGTCGGGGAAACTGATGTTGACCTCCGGGTGCAGGTTGGAACATTCCTTCTCGAACTGGAAACACGGGATATCGTACAGCAAATCGAAGAAGCCTGTAAAGAAGTGTTTACAAACTTTACCTATTCAGTAAAAGAAGGGAAGTTTATGAGATCAACACCAACACAGGTTGATTATGCAAAGTACGGCCCGAATGCAAACGAAATTATGCTAGGTCTGGTCGATCCCAAGAATAAAACCGGACCGACACTCATCCAGGGAAATAGATAA
- the mcrB gene encoding coenzyme-B sulfoethylthiotransferase subunit beta: protein MAKFSDTIDLYDDQGKLLKSGVALDKISPLTNPGIKKMISLTKRTVAVNLGGAEAFLKTGKAGKNQIPGRGLNLDLVANAGAIKEKMFKMLQVTEGDDTEIKEFGGGKLLLCTVPSARIDAAATYDAAMTAVSAAATYAVIDQFNVDMFNGSTVKAAFWGTYPQTMDPSGSACASILSIPQNNEGLGYALRNIQANHCVMITNKNAMQGAALSATFEQAGEFEMGAAIGPFERAQLLLYAYQGLNANNLVYDLVKKNGASGTIGTVVQSLVERAIEDKVITAGKKGPSGYTFYETKDPMLWNAYTAAGTMAATMVNCGAGRFAQAVSSTLLYFNDLIEHETGLPGCDYGRVMGVAVGFSFFSHSIYGGGGPGIFNGNHVVTRHAAGVGLPCIVAACALDAGTQMFTPESTSKVYQDTFGKIPEFAQPIQHIAQGA from the coding sequence ATGGCAAAATTTTCCGACACAATCGATCTTTATGACGATCAGGGCAAACTGCTGAAAAGCGGTGTCGCCTTAGATAAAATCAGCCCGCTTACCAACCCCGGCATCAAGAAGATGATCAGCCTCACCAAGAGAACTGTTGCAGTGAACCTTGGTGGAGCAGAAGCATTTCTCAAGACCGGAAAAGCTGGTAAAAACCAGATCCCCGGACGTGGACTCAACCTTGACCTTGTTGCAAATGCAGGTGCAATCAAGGAAAAGATGTTCAAGATGCTCCAGGTCACCGAGGGTGACGACACCGAGATCAAGGAATTCGGCGGCGGCAAACTTCTGCTTTGTACGGTCCCATCCGCTCGTATTGATGCAGCAGCAACCTACGATGCAGCAATGACCGCTGTTTCAGCAGCAGCAACATATGCAGTCATTGACCAGTTTAACGTTGATATGTTCAATGGTTCTACTGTCAAGGCAGCATTCTGGGGTACCTACCCACAGACAATGGATCCATCAGGCTCAGCTTGTGCATCCATCCTGTCCATTCCACAGAACAATGAAGGTCTGGGATACGCTCTCCGTAACATCCAGGCAAACCACTGTGTAATGATCACCAACAAGAATGCAATGCAGGGTGCAGCACTCTCAGCAACCTTTGAACAGGCAGGAGAATTCGAAATGGGAGCCGCAATCGGACCATTCGAACGTGCACAGCTGCTTCTCTACGCCTACCAGGGTCTGAATGCAAACAACCTCGTCTATGACCTGGTAAAGAAGAACGGTGCATCCGGAACTATCGGTACCGTTGTCCAGTCTCTTGTCGAGAGAGCAATTGAAGACAAGGTTATCACCGCAGGCAAGAAGGGACCATCCGGATACACCTTCTACGAGACCAAGGATCCAATGCTCTGGAACGCCTACACTGCAGCTGGAACCATGGCAGCAACTATGGTAAACTGTGGTGCTGGCCGATTTGCACAGGCTGTTTCCTCAACCCTGCTCTACTTCAACGACCTGATTGAGCACGAGACCGGACTTCCGGGTTGTGACTACGGTCGTGTAATGGGTGTAGCAGTCGGATTCTCATTCTTCAGCCACTCTATCTATGGTGGTGGAGGTCCAGGTATCTTCAACGGAAACCACGTCGTTACTCGTCACGCAGCCGGTGTTGGTCTCCCATGTATTGTTGCTGCCTGTGCTCTTGATGCAGGAACCCAGATGTTCACTCCAGAGAGCACCTCAAAGGTCTACCAGGACACCTTTGGTAAGATCCCAGAGTTTGCCCAGCCGATTCAGCACATTGCTCAGGGAGCATAA